A window of Leptotrichia wadei contains these coding sequences:
- a CDS encoding peptide ABC transporter substrate-binding protein, protein MKKNIFFTLIIFVFLLAGCSKNSKNNKETVVFNLGSDYNTLDPHLFTEMIAVQVDSSIYEGLLRLDEKGNYTGGVAKSFKESGNKLIFKLRDNAKWSNGQKIVANDFVFAFKRVLNPKVAAQFSEMLFPIKNAEKYYNGKVGADALGVKAIDDETLEIELEHPTAYFKYILTLPISVPLNQKFYESRENKYAVKLDDFLFNGPYKITKLQEEEILLEKNEDYWNAKNIKIPKIKYVISKDFRVVDDLIKNKEIDMSRVEPYSLSKYKKNKVLDTYFNGRVWYLDFNLSNKYLKNSKLRKAISIVIDRKKYVNEIKKDGSIVAKSIISNEISGYSKKYRESYPDKDYFKDNDIKTAKKLYLEALKELGVNRLRLRLLSGNSDPEVKEIQFIQEELRTKLGLETDVSTVPFKERLSKTRSGDYDTVLNTWSPKYDDALSYLDRWKKDDNLNMNVWSKAKYNALVTEISKIPSSKERDKKINEAERILIDENVISPLYFSVENHYRNPKIKDVVRRSVTGIADFTYAHFLK, encoded by the coding sequence ATGAAAAAAAATATATTTTTTACGTTGATAATATTTGTATTTTTATTAGCGGGGTGTTCTAAGAACAGCAAGAATAATAAAGAAACAGTAGTCTTTAATCTTGGAAGTGATTACAATACTTTGGATCCGCATTTATTTACAGAGATGATAGCAGTTCAAGTTGATTCAAGCATATATGAAGGATTATTGAGATTGGATGAAAAAGGGAATTATACGGGAGGAGTTGCCAAGAGCTTTAAGGAAAGCGGTAATAAATTGATATTCAAATTGAGAGACAATGCAAAATGGAGCAATGGTCAAAAGATAGTAGCGAATGATTTTGTCTTTGCATTTAAAAGAGTTTTAAATCCTAAGGTTGCAGCTCAATTTTCTGAGATGCTGTTTCCTATAAAAAATGCGGAAAAGTATTATAACGGAAAAGTTGGGGCAGACGCTTTGGGAGTTAAGGCAATTGATGATGAGACACTGGAAATAGAACTAGAACATCCTACAGCTTATTTCAAATATATTTTAACTTTGCCAATTTCGGTACCTCTAAATCAAAAGTTTTATGAATCTAGAGAAAATAAATATGCAGTAAAGCTGGATGACTTCTTGTTTAATGGACCATATAAAATAACAAAATTACAGGAAGAAGAGATTTTGTTAGAAAAAAATGAGGATTATTGGAATGCTAAAAATATAAAAATTCCAAAAATAAAATATGTTATTTCAAAAGACTTTAGAGTAGTTGATGATTTAATTAAAAATAAAGAAATTGATATGTCAAGAGTTGAGCCTTATAGTCTGTCAAAATATAAGAAAAATAAGGTTTTAGATACATATTTTAATGGAAGAGTCTGGTATCTTGATTTTAATTTAAGCAATAAATATTTGAAAAATTCTAAATTGAGAAAAGCTATTTCGATAGTCATTGATAGAAAGAAATATGTAAATGAAATTAAGAAAGATGGATCAATTGTTGCAAAATCAATTATAAGTAACGAAATTTCAGGATATAGTAAAAAATATAGGGAAAGTTATCCAGATAAAGATTATTTTAAAGATAATGATATTAAAACAGCTAAAAAATTGTATTTAGAAGCATTAAAAGAACTTGGAGTTAATAGATTAAGATTAAGATTGTTATCAGGAAACTCAGATCCAGAAGTAAAGGAAATACAGTTCATTCAAGAGGAATTGAGAACAAAATTAGGACTGGAGACAGATGTTTCAACTGTACCATTTAAAGAAAGATTATCAAAAACTAGATCTGGAGATTATGATACAGTATTGAATACATGGTCGCCAAAATACGATGATGCCTTATCTTATTTAGATAGATGGAAAAAAGATGATAACTTAAATATGAATGTCTGGTCTAAAGCTAAATACAATGCATTAGTAACAGAAATCTCAAAAATACCGTCTTCTAAAGAAAGAGATAAAAAAATAAATGAAGCTGAGAGAATACTGATTGATGAGAATGTAATTTCGCCACTATATTTTTCAGTAGAAAATCATTACAGAAATCCAAAGATAAAAGATGTTGTGAGAAGAAGTGTTACTGGAATTGCAGATTTCACTTATGCACATTTTTTAAAATAA
- a CDS encoding GyrI-like domain-containing protein produces MAFDFKKEFKKFYRPSEKPEIIEIPKMNFIAVRGKGNPNEKEGEYQKAVEMLYGVAYTLKISYKTEYKIEGFFEYVVPPLEGLWWQENVENENYLLNKELFNWISLIRVPDFIKEEDVEWAIKCATKKKKKDFSKVEFFSYNEGLCVQCMHIGSYNDEPKTIQRMNEFVQESGYSIDLTDKRHHHEIYLSDPRKADINKLKTVIRQPVKK; encoded by the coding sequence ATGGCATTTGATTTTAAGAAAGAATTTAAAAAATTTTATAGACCGTCAGAAAAACCTGAAATTATAGAAATTCCTAAAATGAATTTTATAGCAGTGCGAGGAAAAGGAAATCCCAATGAGAAAGAAGGGGAATATCAAAAAGCTGTTGAAATGTTATACGGAGTTGCCTACACTCTTAAGATAAGCTATAAAACAGAATACAAAATTGAAGGATTTTTTGAATATGTTGTTCCGCCACTAGAAGGGCTTTGGTGGCAGGAAAATGTAGAGAATGAAAATTATCTGTTAAACAAGGAATTATTTAACTGGATTTCTTTAATTAGAGTACCTGATTTTATTAAAGAGGAAGATGTGGAATGGGCTATAAAATGTGCTACTAAAAAAAAGAAAAAGGATTTTTCAAAAGTTGAATTTTTCAGCTATAATGAAGGACTTTGCGTACAATGTATGCATATAGGAAGCTACAATGATGAACCCAAAACTATTCAAAGAATGAATGAATTTGTACAAGAAAGTGGGTACAGTATTGATTTAACAGATAAAAGACATCATCATGAAATTTATTTAAGTGATCCAAGAAAGGCAGATATAAATAAACTGAAGACAGTGATAAGACAGCCTGTTAAAAAATAA
- a CDS encoding effector binding domain-containing protein, translated as MNILLEIQNEEWGQRHFIFEGPDNLLIDVIQIIKPTEEFLKQYKQIDKGGIIMKYEIVEIKEKTLVGFKTRVKDDETMSEKISNLWEKLYSEKGAKNIKDRTNNNAIGVYYNYSNENGFEYDCLTGCEVKNKIDEIPEDMTSLEIPEGRYAKFVIFGDPVKAVGEFWYKFWEEFGKEKSDIRNYTYDFEEYIAGNHYENMEIHIYISIK; from the coding sequence ATGAACATATTGCTAGAAATACAAAATGAGGAATGGGGACAGAGACATTTTATTTTTGAAGGTCCTGATAATCTTCTGATAGATGTTATACAGATTATAAAACCAACTGAAGAATTTTTAAAACAATACAAACAAATTGATAAAGGTGGTATAATTATGAAATATGAAATAGTAGAAATTAAAGAAAAAACTCTTGTTGGATTTAAAACAAGAGTGAAAGATGATGAAACAATGTCTGAAAAAATTTCAAATTTATGGGAAAAACTGTATTCTGAAAAAGGTGCCAAAAATATAAAGGACAGAACAAATAACAATGCTATTGGAGTCTATTATAATTACAGTAATGAAAATGGCTTTGAGTACGACTGTCTTACAGGCTGTGAAGTGAAAAATAAAATTGATGAAATTCCTGAAGATATGACAAGTCTAGAAATTCCCGAAGGAAGATATGCAAAATTTGTGATTTTTGGTGATCCTGTAAAGGCTGTTGGAGAATTTTGGTATAAATTTTGGGAAGAATTTGGGAAGGAAAAATCTGATATAAGAAACTATACTTATGATTTTGAAGAATATATAGCAGGTAATCATTATGAAAATATGGAAATTCACATTTATATCAGCATAAAATAA
- a CDS encoding VOC family protein: MLNSFYPVILSNNIEETGNFIKKHFNFKETFVSDWYISLKHENNFEIAIIDKNHETIPERFRQQSKGIILNFEVEDVDKIYERISEDKI; this comes from the coding sequence ATGTTAAATAGTTTTTATCCTGTAATTTTAAGTAATAACATAGAGGAAACAGGAAATTTTATAAAAAAGCATTTTAATTTTAAAGAAACATTTGTCAGCGATTGGTATATCAGTTTGAAACATGAGAATAACTTTGAGATAGCAATTATAGATAAAAACCATGAAACAATTCCAGAAAGATTTAGGCAACAATCTAAAGGAATTATATTAAATTTTGAAGTTGAAGATGTTGATAAAATATATGAAAGGATTTCAGAAGATAAAATATGA
- a CDS encoding helix-turn-helix transcriptional regulator: MKINRLFEIIYLLLEKRTITAKELAAHFEVSIRTIYRDIDILASASIPIYFQRGKHGGIKLMDNYIMNKSLLSQKEQNEILYALQSLNATNYFNNDKTLSKLSAIFNQKADDWIKIDFSRYNNDDDNTLFEKLKEAILTKQTVKFDYFNTKGKHSERTADPLTLWFKEKAWYLFAYCHKKNDIRQFKITRIKNLTLTNEYFEKTIKDFEINNKKNTVENIKIIVEIDKSQAYRVYDEFSEESINKMENGDFEIIMEYPENEWIYGYLLSFGEHLKVKEPERIKKILFEKISKMKENYV, translated from the coding sequence ATGAAAATTAACAGATTATTTGAAATTATATATTTATTACTTGAAAAAAGGACAATTACTGCAAAAGAGCTTGCTGCACATTTTGAAGTGTCCATAAGAACAATTTATAGGGATATTGATATTCTCGCTTCCGCTAGTATTCCTATCTATTTTCAAAGAGGAAAACATGGCGGAATAAAATTAATGGATAACTACATAATGAATAAATCCCTGCTTTCCCAAAAGGAACAAAACGAAATACTTTATGCCCTCCAAAGCCTAAATGCCACAAACTACTTCAACAACGATAAAACTCTCTCAAAATTAAGTGCCATTTTCAATCAAAAAGCAGACGACTGGATAAAAATAGATTTCTCAAGGTACAACAATGATGACGACAATACCCTATTTGAAAAATTAAAAGAAGCAATATTGACTAAACAAACTGTAAAATTTGACTACTTCAATACAAAAGGTAAGCATTCTGAAAGAACTGCAGATCCCCTGACTTTATGGTTTAAGGAAAAAGCCTGGTACTTATTTGCCTATTGCCACAAAAAAAATGATATTCGTCAATTTAAAATAACAAGAATTAAAAATCTAACTTTAACAAACGAATATTTTGAAAAAACAATCAAAGACTTTGAAATAAATAACAAGAAAAATACGGTAGAAAATATAAAAATCATAGTCGAAATAGACAAATCACAAGCATACCGTGTCTATGATGAATTTTCTGAAGAGAGTATAAACAAAATGGAAAATGGCGATTTTGAAATTATAATGGAATATCCTGAAAATGAATGGATTTACGGCTATCTTCTATCTTTTGGAGAACATTTGAAAGTGAAAGAACCAGAGAGAATAAAGAAAATTTTGTTTGAAAAAATTTCAAAAATGAAGGAAAATTATGTTTAA
- a CDS encoding C40 family peptidase — MKKILMLAGALIISAVSFADLESTIKNHYSNKTIDLTVVSKPRQEVTSSGAASTAVRDQIISFAQTKLGSPYVWGATGPNTFDCSGFVGYVFKKAANVSLPRVSSSQATFKPRISSMNMTKGDLVFFETTGKGRISHVGIYMGNRQFIHASSGSRRVTVSSLDSNFYNKTFRWAINPFS, encoded by the coding sequence ATGAAAAAAATATTGATGCTAGCTGGAGCTTTGATTATATCTGCTGTATCATTTGCAGATTTAGAAAGCACAATCAAAAATCACTATAGTAACAAAACTATAGATTTAACTGTTGTATCAAAACCAAGACAAGAGGTGACAAGTAGTGGAGCTGCTTCAACAGCTGTAAGAGATCAAATTATCTCATTTGCGCAAACAAAATTAGGTTCACCATATGTTTGGGGAGCAACTGGTCCGAATACATTTGATTGTTCAGGCTTCGTTGGTTACGTATTCAAAAAAGCTGCTAATGTAAGCTTGCCTAGAGTTTCAAGTTCACAAGCAACATTTAAACCAAGAATTTCATCAATGAATATGACGAAAGGCGATTTGGTATTTTTTGAAACAACTGGAAAAGGTCGTATTTCTCACGTAGGTATCTATATGGGTAATAGACAGTTTATTCACGCTTCTTCTGGAAGTAGAAGAGTAACAGTTTCTAGTTTAGACAGTAATTTTTACAACAAGACATTTAGATGGGCAATTAATCCATTTAGTTAA